Proteins encoded by one window of Erwinia pyrifoliae DSM 12163:
- the ubiD gene encoding 4-hydroxy-3-polyprenylbenzoate decarboxylase, with protein MKYHDLRDFISLLEQRGELKRIKQQIDPDLEMTEIADRTLRAGGPALLFENPKGYSMPVLCNLFGTPDRVAMGMGQEDVKALRDVGRLLAFLKEPEPPRGFRDFFDKIPQWKQVLNMPTKRLRNAPCQQQIWQGDDVDLSRIPVMKCWPGDAAPLVTWGLTVTRGPQKERQNLGIYRQQVIGKNKLIMRWLSHRGGALDYQEWCQQHPGERFPVSVALGADPATILGAVTPVPDTLSEYAFAGLLRGTKTEVVKCVSNDLEVPASAEIVLEGYIDPGEMAPEGPYGDHTGYYNEVDDFPVFTLTHITQRRDAIYHSTYTGRPPDEPAVLGVALNEVFVPILQKQFPEIVDFYLPPEGCSYRLAVVTIKKQYAGHAKRVMMGVWSFLRQFMYTKFVIVCDDDVNARDWNDVIWAITTRMDPARDTVLVENTPIDYLDFASPVSGLGSKMGMDATNKWPGETQREWGTPIRKDPAVVARIDAIWDELGILSDTPAR; from the coding sequence ATGAAATACCACGACTTACGCGACTTCATTTCTCTGCTTGAACAGCGTGGGGAATTAAAACGTATCAAACAACAGATCGACCCCGATCTTGAAATGACCGAAATTGCCGACCGTACGCTGCGTGCCGGTGGTCCGGCGCTGCTGTTCGAAAACCCGAAAGGCTACAGTATGCCGGTGCTTTGTAATCTGTTTGGCACCCCGGATCGCGTGGCGATGGGGATGGGCCAGGAAGATGTGAAAGCACTGCGTGATGTGGGAAGGCTGCTGGCCTTTCTGAAAGAGCCTGAACCGCCGCGTGGCTTCCGCGACTTTTTTGACAAAATACCGCAGTGGAAACAGGTATTAAATATGCCGACCAAACGGCTGCGCAATGCACCCTGTCAGCAGCAGATCTGGCAGGGCGATGATGTCGATCTGTCGCGCATCCCGGTGATGAAGTGCTGGCCGGGCGATGCCGCCCCGCTGGTGACCTGGGGGCTGACCGTGACGCGTGGCCCGCAAAAAGAGCGGCAGAATCTGGGCATCTATCGCCAGCAGGTGATCGGCAAAAACAAACTGATCATGCGCTGGCTTTCCCACCGTGGCGGCGCGCTGGACTACCAGGAGTGGTGCCAGCAGCATCCGGGGGAACGCTTCCCGGTTTCCGTGGCGCTCGGTGCCGATCCGGCGACCATCCTCGGTGCGGTGACGCCGGTGCCGGATACGCTGTCCGAATATGCCTTTGCCGGACTGTTGCGCGGCACGAAAACTGAAGTTGTTAAGTGCGTATCAAACGATCTCGAAGTACCTGCCAGCGCGGAGATTGTGCTGGAAGGTTATATCGATCCGGGTGAAATGGCACCGGAAGGTCCCTACGGCGACCATACCGGCTACTATAATGAAGTGGATGATTTCCCGGTATTTACCCTTACTCATATTACGCAGCGCCGTGATGCGATCTATCATTCTACTTACACCGGACGTCCGCCGGATGAACCTGCGGTGCTCGGTGTGGCGCTGAATGAGGTTTTTGTCCCGATTTTACAAAAACAGTTTCCGGAGATTGTCGACTTCTATCTGCCGCCCGAAGGGTGTTCCTATCGCCTGGCGGTAGTGACAATTAAGAAGCAGTATGCCGGTCACGCCAAACGCGTCATGATGGGCGTCTGGTCCTTTCTGCGGCAATTTATGTATACCAAATTTGTTATCGTTTGCGATGACGACGTCAATGCGCGTGACTGGAATGATGTTATCTGGGCGATTACCACGCGTATGGACCCGGCACGCGATACGGTTCTGGTAGAGAACACGCCGATTGATTATCTTGATTTTGCCTCGCCGGTTTCCGGTCTGGGGTCAAAAATGGGGATGGATGCGACGAATAAATGGCCTGGCGAAACACAGCGCGAGTGGGGGACTCCCATCCGTAAGGATCCCGCTGTTGTCGCCCGTATTGATGCGATCTGGGATGAGTTAGGCATCTTGAGTGATACACCAGCGCGCTGA
- the tatA gene encoding twin-arginine translocase TatA/TatE family subunit, producing the protein MGGITLPHLLIIAVLVVLLFGTKKLRSLGSDLGSSIKGFKKAMSDEDDKEKEKEKANAEDADFNAKLADKQHTEVKKEDVKNDKV; encoded by the coding sequence ATGGGTGGCATTACACTTCCGCATTTATTGATCATCGCCGTATTGGTGGTACTGTTGTTTGGTACTAAAAAACTGCGTTCACTGGGTTCTGACCTCGGTTCTTCTATCAAAGGCTTCAAAAAAGCCATGAGCGATGAAGACGACAAAGAAAAAGAAAAAGAGAAAGCCAATGCTGAAGATGCTGATTTCAACGCCAAACTGGCGGATAAACAGCATACTGAAGTGAAGAAAGAAGACGTTAAGAACGACAAGGTATAA
- the ubiJ gene encoding ubiquinone biosynthesis protein UbiJ, producing the protein MTLMPLLTASLETALNRVLYRDRGLKLARQRLNGRSLAIVLAELKQPVTFIFSEQQVDVIGHWSDIPDCTVKTRLATLPKLRDRQQLTTLIRSGELEVEGDLQLVQQFSALLDLAELDPAEYLSPWVGDIAAQGMTRFFLRGFHAVRRDVQRKQGYLAQTLTEEWRLAPGPLELAWFAEEVDALSRSLNALDARINRLEKK; encoded by the coding sequence ATGACATTAATGCCGCTGTTAACTGCCAGTCTGGAGACCGCGCTTAACCGGGTTTTATATCGCGACCGTGGCCTGAAGTTGGCTCGTCAGCGCCTCAATGGCCGCAGCCTGGCGATTGTCCTGGCCGAGCTAAAGCAGCCAGTCACTTTTATTTTCAGTGAACAGCAGGTGGATGTGATTGGTCACTGGAGTGATATCCCGGACTGTACGGTGAAAACCCGTCTTGCCACGCTGCCGAAATTACGCGATCGCCAGCAGCTGACTACGCTTATCCGCAGCGGTGAGCTGGAGGTAGAAGGCGACCTGCAACTGGTGCAGCAATTTTCTGCTTTGCTGGATTTAGCTGAACTGGACCCGGCAGAGTACCTGTCTCCTTGGGTTGGCGACATTGCCGCACAGGGAATGACCCGGTTCTTCCTTCGTGGCTTTCATGCCGTGCGGCGAGATGTGCAACGTAAGCAGGGTTATCTGGCGCAGACACTGACCGAAGAGTGGCGCCTGGCGCCGGGGCCGCTGGAGCTTGCATGGTTTGCAGAAGAAGTTGATGCGTTGTCACGTTCGCTAAATGCCCTTGATGCCCGTATTAATCGTCTGGAGAAAAAATGA
- the tatC gene encoding Sec-independent protein translocase subunit TatC produces MAVEDTQPLISHLIELRKRLLHCIIAVLAIFLCLAYFSNDIYQLVSAPLIKQMPAGASMIATDVASPFFTPIKLTIIVSLFLAVPVILYQVWAFVAPALYRHERKLVMPLLFSSSFLFYLGMAFAYFIVFPLAFGFFAKTAPQGVQIATDINNYLDFVMTLFMAFGVSFEVPIAIVLLCWTGVTTPEDLKAKRPYVLVGAFVVGMLLTPPDIFSQTLLAIPMYCLFEVGVFVSRFYVGKHRRDEEQDDESEQG; encoded by the coding sequence ATGGCTGTTGAAGATACCCAACCGCTTATCAGCCATCTGATTGAGCTGCGTAAGCGCCTGTTGCACTGCATTATTGCCGTTCTGGCCATTTTCCTGTGCCTGGCTTATTTCTCGAACGATATTTACCAGCTGGTATCCGCTCCGTTGATCAAACAAATGCCTGCCGGGGCCAGTATGATTGCCACCGACGTGGCGTCACCGTTCTTTACCCCGATTAAGCTGACCATCATCGTTTCGCTGTTTCTTGCGGTGCCGGTTATTCTTTATCAGGTCTGGGCCTTTGTCGCCCCGGCGCTTTATCGCCACGAGCGCAAGCTGGTCATGCCGCTGTTGTTTTCCAGTTCATTCCTATTCTATCTGGGGATGGCTTTCGCCTACTTTATCGTCTTCCCGTTGGCGTTTGGCTTTTTCGCCAAAACTGCGCCACAGGGCGTACAGATTGCCACCGACATTAATAACTATCTCGATTTTGTGATGACGTTATTTATGGCGTTTGGCGTGTCGTTTGAAGTCCCGATTGCTATCGTACTGCTGTGCTGGACCGGTGTTACCACGCCAGAAGATCTCAAGGCCAAACGCCCTTATGTGTTGGTTGGCGCGTTTGTCGTCGGCATGCTGCTAACGCCACCGGATATTTTCTCCCAGACGCTGTTGGCCATCCCGATGTACTGTCTTTTTGAGGTCGGTGTGTTTGTCTCGCGTTTTTACGTAGGTAAGCACCGCCGTGACGAGGAACAGGACGACGAATCGGAGCAAGGCTGA
- the tatD gene encoding 3'-5' ssDNA/RNA exonuclease TatD, whose translation MFDIGVNLTSTQFAKDRDKVVKRAREAGVSGMLITGTNALESQQALSLARQHADYCWSTAGVHPHHASEWSAETAATLRRLSESPHVVAIGECGLDFNRNFSEPEQQAWAFNAQLALAAELSMPVFLHCREAHERFISILKPWLPRLKAAVLHCFTGTRAELESCLAEGLSIGITGWICDERRGQELRELVPLIPVDRLLLETDAPWLLPRDMRPRPPSRRNEPCFLPHIVQQVALLRGDDVDELAAQTALNARTLFSL comes from the coding sequence ATGTTTGATATTGGTGTAAATCTGACCAGCACCCAGTTTGCGAAAGATCGTGATAAGGTGGTAAAACGTGCGCGTGAAGCGGGCGTTAGCGGCATGCTTATCACCGGCACCAATGCGCTAGAAAGTCAGCAGGCACTCAGCCTGGCGCGCCAGCACGCGGATTACTGCTGGTCAACGGCCGGCGTGCACCCTCATCATGCCAGCGAATGGTCGGCTGAAACCGCTGCAACGCTGCGCCGGCTGTCGGAAAGCCCTCATGTTGTGGCTATCGGCGAATGTGGCCTCGATTTTAACCGCAATTTCTCGGAGCCAGAACAGCAGGCCTGGGCGTTTAATGCCCAGCTGGCGTTGGCCGCAGAGCTGTCTATGCCCGTATTCCTGCACTGCCGTGAAGCCCACGAGCGTTTCATTTCAATTCTTAAACCCTGGCTGCCCAGGCTAAAGGCGGCGGTACTGCACTGCTTTACCGGCACGCGTGCAGAACTTGAGTCCTGCCTGGCAGAGGGCTTATCTATTGGCATTACCGGCTGGATATGCGACGAACGGCGTGGACAGGAACTGCGTGAACTGGTGCCACTGATCCCCGTAGACCGCCTGCTGCTGGAAACGGATGCCCCCTGGCTACTGCCCCGAGATATGCGTCCGCGTCCGCCATCAAGACGTAATGAACCCTGCTTTTTACCGCATATCGTGCAGCAGGTAGCATTATTACGTGGGGATGACGTTGACGAACTGGCGGCGCAAACGGCGTTAAACGCACGTACACTGTTCAGTCTTTAG
- the tatB gene encoding Sec-independent protein translocase protein TatB yields MFDIGFSELVLVFIIGLVVLGPQRLPVAVRTVMGWIRALRSLATSVQNELAQELKFQELQDGLKKIEQVSKDNLSPELKASVEELKQTANSMKRSYLSENEKADDEAHTIRNPLQKDAQEAHDGVTPAQADLQADAPAQAPVTVTQKASSEPQPDIKQEPPAPVAPRASVTSTPPSDER; encoded by the coding sequence GTGTTCGACATAGGTTTTAGTGAACTGGTTCTGGTTTTCATTATTGGTCTGGTGGTGCTTGGCCCTCAACGGTTACCGGTGGCGGTCAGGACGGTGATGGGCTGGATCCGCGCGCTGCGTTCACTGGCAACCAGTGTTCAAAACGAACTGGCTCAGGAGCTGAAGTTTCAGGAACTGCAGGATGGCCTGAAAAAAATTGAACAGGTCAGTAAAGACAACCTCTCGCCTGAGCTTAAAGCCTCGGTAGAGGAGCTGAAGCAAACTGCGAATTCGATGAAGCGTTCATACCTCAGCGAAAATGAAAAAGCGGATGACGAAGCCCATACCATTCGCAATCCGTTGCAGAAAGATGCGCAGGAAGCCCATGACGGCGTAACCCCCGCGCAGGCGGATCTTCAGGCTGATGCTCCGGCACAGGCACCTGTTACGGTGACTCAGAAGGCTTCATCGGAGCCGCAGCCTGATATCAAACAGGAGCCGCCAGCACCCGTTGCTCCGCGTGCATCCGTGACCTCTACTCCACCGAGTGACGAACGTTAA
- the ubiB gene encoding ubiquinone biosynthesis regulatory protein kinase UbiB, whose protein sequence is MTFGELRRLYLIIRVFLSYGLDELIPKTRLALPLLLWRKCLFWMPNIHKDQPLGARLRLALEQLGPVWIKFGQMMSTRRDLFPPHIADQLAMLQDRVPPFDGAQALKLIEQSLGAPVESQFDNFNIVPLASASIAQVHTATLKENGREVVIKVIRPDILPVIKADMKLIYRLARWVPRLLPDGRRLRPQEVVADYEKTLLDELNLLREAANAIQLRRNFDQSRMLYVPEIFSDYCSENMLVMERIYGIPISDVATLEQHGVNLKLLAERGVQVFFTQVFRDSFFHADMHPGNIFVSYEHPEDPQYIGIDCGIVGSLNKEDKRYLAENFIAFFNRDYRKVAELHVDSGWVPADTNVEDFEFAIRTVCEPIFEKPLAEISFGHVLLNLFNTARRFNMEVQPQLVLLQKTLLYVEGVGRQLYPQLDLWKTAKPFLENWIKDQIGIPAIVRALKEKAPFWAEKLPELPELFYDSLRQHKHLQHSVDRLTTDLKGERVRQHQSQYLFGIGATLLLSGTAVLLSRPAWDMLSAALMAAGFVSWLVGWRRTS, encoded by the coding sequence ATGACCTTCGGTGAACTGCGCCGTTTGTATCTGATTATCCGCGTTTTTCTCAGTTACGGCCTTGACGAACTCATTCCTAAAACGCGCCTGGCCTTGCCTCTGCTGCTTTGGCGCAAATGCCTGTTCTGGATGCCAAACATTCATAAAGATCAACCCCTGGGTGCACGTCTGCGCCTGGCGCTGGAACAGTTGGGGCCGGTGTGGATTAAGTTTGGCCAGATGATGTCTACCCGCCGCGATCTGTTCCCGCCCCATATAGCCGATCAGCTGGCCATGCTGCAGGACAGGGTTCCTCCTTTCGATGGGGCGCAGGCGCTGAAGCTTATTGAGCAATCGTTAGGTGCGCCTGTTGAAAGCCAGTTTGACAACTTTAATATCGTTCCGCTGGCGTCGGCATCCATCGCGCAGGTGCATACGGCAACCTTGAAAGAGAACGGCCGCGAAGTGGTGATAAAAGTGATCCGGCCCGATATTCTGCCCGTGATCAAAGCCGATATGAAGCTTATCTACCGCCTGGCGCGCTGGGTTCCGCGTTTGCTGCCTGATGGCCGTCGTTTGCGGCCGCAGGAAGTGGTTGCTGACTATGAAAAAACGCTGCTTGATGAGCTAAATCTGCTGCGCGAGGCCGCCAATGCTATTCAGCTACGGCGTAATTTTGATCAAAGCAGGATGCTGTATGTGCCGGAAATTTTCTCGGACTACTGCAGCGAAAATATGTTGGTGATGGAGCGAATTTACGGTATCCCCATCTCTGATGTGGCCACGCTGGAACAGCACGGCGTAAACTTGAAGCTGCTGGCAGAGCGCGGTGTGCAGGTGTTCTTTACTCAGGTTTTCCGCGACAGCTTCTTCCATGCGGATATGCATCCGGGCAATATCTTTGTCAGCTACGAGCACCCGGAGGATCCGCAGTATATCGGTATTGACTGCGGTATTGTCGGTTCGCTTAACAAAGAAGATAAACGCTATCTGGCAGAAAACTTCATTGCTTTCTTCAACCGCGATTATCGCAAGGTTGCGGAACTGCATGTGGACTCGGGTTGGGTTCCGGCAGATACCAATGTGGAAGATTTCGAGTTTGCCATCCGTACCGTGTGCGAACCTATTTTCGAGAAACCGCTGGCGGAAATTTCCTTCGGCCATGTTCTGCTCAATCTGTTTAATACCGCGCGCCGCTTTAATATGGAGGTCCAGCCGCAGCTGGTTCTGTTGCAGAAAACATTGCTGTATGTGGAAGGGGTTGGCCGCCAGCTTTATCCGCAGCTGGACCTGTGGAAGACTGCTAAGCCTTTCCTTGAAAACTGGATCAAAGATCAGATTGGTATTCCGGCCATCGTGCGTGCGTTAAAAGAGAAAGCGCCGTTCTGGGCCGAGAAACTGCCGGAGCTGCCGGAGCTATTCTATGACAGCCTTCGCCAACACAAGCATTTGCAGCATAGCGTTGACCGACTGACGACGGATCTGAAGGGGGAGCGCGTCAGGCAGCATCAGTCGCAATATTTATTTGGCATTGGTGCCACTTTGCTACTGAGCGGCACTGCGGTTCTGCTGTCGCGCCCGGCATGGGACATGCTTTCTGCCGCGCTGATGGCCGCAGGCTTTGTGTCCTGGCTGGTTGGCTGGCGCAGGACAAGCTGA
- the ubiE gene encoding bifunctional demethylmenaquinone methyltransferase/2-methoxy-6-polyprenyl-1,4-benzoquinol methylase UbiE, with protein sequence MADESKDTTHFGYSTVAKDEKAGMVADVFHSVAAKYDLMNDLMSLGIHRIWKRFTIDCSGVRRGQRVLDLAGGTGDLTAKFSRLVGETGEVVLADINSSMLKVGREKLRNKGIIGNVNYVQANAEALPFPDNYFDCITIAFGLRNVTDKDKALASMFRVLKPGGRLLVLEFSKPQFEPLNKAYDAYSFHILPRIGEIVAKDAGSYRYLAESIRMHPCQETLKQMMMDVGFENTTYHNLTGGIVALHRGFKF encoded by the coding sequence ATGGCAGATGAATCAAAGGATACTACCCACTTCGGCTATAGCACCGTCGCGAAAGATGAAAAAGCCGGTATGGTTGCTGATGTTTTCCATTCGGTTGCGGCCAAGTATGATCTGATGAACGATCTGATGTCATTGGGTATTCACCGCATCTGGAAGCGTTTTACCATCGACTGCAGCGGCGTGCGTCGCGGGCAGCGCGTTCTCGACCTTGCCGGCGGTACGGGCGACCTCACGGCGAAATTCTCGCGCCTGGTCGGGGAAACCGGTGAAGTGGTGCTGGCGGATATTAACAGCTCGATGCTAAAAGTGGGCCGCGAAAAGCTGCGTAACAAAGGGATTATTGGCAACGTTAATTACGTGCAGGCGAATGCAGAAGCCTTGCCTTTCCCGGATAACTATTTTGACTGTATCACTATCGCTTTTGGCCTACGTAACGTGACCGATAAAGATAAAGCGCTGGCGTCGATGTTCCGGGTGCTTAAACCGGGTGGCCGTTTGCTGGTGCTGGAGTTCTCTAAACCGCAGTTCGAGCCGCTGAACAAGGCCTACGACGCCTACTCTTTCCACATCCTGCCGCGAATCGGTGAAATAGTGGCAAAAGACGCCGGCAGCTATCGCTATCTGGCAGAATCCATTCGTATGCATCCCTGTCAGGAAACCCTGAAGCAGATGATGATGGATGTGGGCTTTGAAAACACCACGTATCATAATCTGACGGGCGGCATTGTTGCTTTGCACCGTGGATTTAAGTTTTAA
- the rfaH gene encoding transcription/translation regulatory transformer protein RfaH: MESWYLLYCKRGQLLRAQEHLERQAVHCLSPMVALEKIVRGKPTQVSEPLFPNYLFVEFDPESIHTTTISATRGVSHFVRFGNQPATVPQGVINALQVGPALPLDDGELPQPGDTVMITEGAFEGLKAIFTEPDGEARSMLLLNLLNKQVVRSIANQQFRCCKPAP, from the coding sequence ATGGAATCCTGGTATTTACTTTACTGCAAACGAGGCCAACTACTGCGTGCACAAGAACACCTTGAGCGCCAGGCAGTTCATTGCCTTAGCCCGATGGTTGCTTTAGAGAAAATAGTGCGTGGTAAACCCACCCAAGTCAGTGAACCGCTGTTCCCTAATTATCTGTTCGTCGAATTCGACCCGGAATCAATCCATACCACTACCATCAGTGCAACGCGTGGAGTCAGTCATTTCGTTCGATTTGGCAATCAGCCTGCCACCGTGCCGCAAGGTGTGATAAACGCTTTGCAGGTCGGTCCTGCGTTACCTCTTGACGACGGGGAATTGCCACAACCAGGCGATACCGTGATGATCACCGAGGGGGCGTTCGAAGGGCTGAAAGCGATATTTACTGAACCGGATGGTGAAGCGCGATCGATGCTGCTGTTAAACCTGTTAAATAAGCAGGTCGTGCGCAGTATCGCCAATCAACAGTTCAGATGCTGTAAACCTGCCCCTTAG